In a single window of the Thermodesulfobacteriota bacterium genome:
- a CDS encoding histidine triad nucleotide-binding protein, with product MAYDPTNVFARILRGEIPCKKVYEDPFALAFYDISPQAPVHVLVIPKGEYASFDDFSAKAPSEMVTGFYRAVQQVAGQLGLQGRGYRILSNVGPDAHQEVMHYHLHLFAGCDLGRMIKKGLASEER from the coding sequence GTGGCCTACGACCCCACCAACGTGTTTGCGCGCATCCTGCGGGGAGAGATCCCCTGCAAGAAGGTCTACGAGGACCCCTTCGCCCTAGCCTTCTACGACATCTCGCCCCAGGCGCCGGTCCACGTCCTGGTGATTCCCAAGGGGGAGTATGCCTCCTTCGACGACTTCTCGGCGAAGGCCCCCTCCGAGATGGTGACCGGCTTCTACCGGGCCGTGCAGCAGGTGGCAGGCCAGCTCGGGCTCCAGGGCCGGGGCTATCGGATCCTCTCCAACGTCGGCCCCGACGCCCACCAGGAGGTGATGCACTACCACCTCCACCTCTTCGCGGGTTGCGACCTGGGGCGCATGATCAAGAAGGGACTGGCGAGCGAGGAGCGCTAG